Part of the Synergistaceae bacterium genome is shown below.
TCCGTCGCCTCCTCGGCCATCGCGGGGCCGGGCATCACCGAAGCTATCAACAAAGCGCACAACAGTCCTAAAACGACCGGCGCAAAGACCGTCCTGGCTCCTCTCATCGACACCGCCTCCTCGATACAACTACCAGACAAGGCGGGAGCCTCTCCCCCGCCTTGTCCTTTGAAACCCCGGATGGAAATGCCCCGGCCGAGCCTAAATATCCTCGCCGGGGAAGAACTCGCGCATTATATCGGCCACGTGCTGCATCTCGGTAATCTTGACGACGTTGGAGCCGCAGAAGAAGAGCCCCTCCTCCCAGTTGCCGCGGAAGGAGTCTATCAGGGCCTGGGCTATGCAGAAGGTCTCCTTGTCCGTCTTGTAGCGGCAGTGAGTGAGGCAGTTTGCCATGCAGGGCTTGCTCTTGACGTCGCCCTCCAGGTACTGCCTGACGAATGGGGATTTCAGCGCCCGTCCCGGAAGCCCGGCGGGGCTCTGGATTATCACTACGTCCTCCTCCGTGGCGTCGATGTAGGCCTGCTTGAAGCGGTCGGAGGCGTCCCCCTCGAAGGTGCAGGCGAAGCGCGTGCCGACCTGCACTCCCTTCGCACCGAGCGAGAAGACATTCAGCATGTCCTCCCTCCCCCAGATGCCACCCGCGCCTATCACGGGGATGTCCCTGCCCAGCTCCTTCTCTACGTACTCCACCAGCTCCGGGATTACCTGTTCCAGCGAGAACTGTTCGTCGTCCACCTGGTCCATCTTGGTGACCCCGAGGTGTCCCCCGGCGTACTTGGGCGTCTCCATCACGAAGCCGTCCGGGGCCCTGCCGTAGGTCTTCTCCCAGCGCCGGGCGATGAGGGCGGCCGCCTTCTTGGAGCTTACTATCGGCACCAGGGCCACGTCGGGAAAGTCGCGCGTGTACTCAGGCAACCTCAGCGGAAGCCCGGCACCGGATATTATTACGTCGACTCCGCCCTCGCATGCGGAGCGAGTCTGCCTGTCGTAGTCGGTGAGGGCGACCATGCAGTTAACCGCTATAACGCCGTCCGGGCCGGCGATCTTCCGCGCATCCGCGATCGCCTCCTTTACGGCTATCTGGTTCGCCTCGAAGTAGTTCTTGCCGTTGTAGTGGGGAGAGTTCGCAGCAAGCCCCACGCTGGCTATGGTCCCCACTCCGCCGCATTTTGCCACGTGTCCCGCGAGACTCGGGCCCGAGATGGCGACGCCCATCCCGCCTTGGACAAGCGGAAAGCGGGGCGTGTGCTTACCTAATTTCAGTACCGGAAGTGTTGTGGTCAAAAAACTCTCTCCTCTGCTTAGTGTTCCGCCAGTCCTCTACTTCAAGGAAAAAGACATGGCCGCGACGACTCATTCTATACTATATCGAAGGATACAGGCAATAGCAGCATGACGATTGCATCTCCTCGGGCGGGCAGGCATCACAGCAGCCAAGCAACCCCGCCGGACCCTCTTCGACCAAAATACCAGCGAGCCCCAAGCGCTGATTCAGGGCCCCACCAGCCTCGACAGAGAGGTAAAATCGACATATAATCATCAGACAGTTATACCATCCGCCCGCACGGGCGAGTCCAAGAATAACAGGCTAGTCAGTTTTCTGCATGGAGGGGAGATACGATGTTC
Proteins encoded:
- a CDS encoding nitronate monooxygenase, with amino-acid sequence MTTTLPVLKLGKHTPRFPLVQGGMGVAISGPSLAGHVAKCGGVGTIASVGLAANSPHYNGKNYFEANQIAVKEAIADARKIAGPDGVIAVNCMVALTDYDRQTRSACEGGVDVIISGAGLPLRLPEYTRDFPDVALVPIVSSKKAAALIARRWEKTYGRAPDGFVMETPKYAGGHLGVTKMDQVDDEQFSLEQVIPELVEYVEKELGRDIPVIGAGGIWGREDMLNVFSLGAKGVQVGTRFACTFEGDASDRFKQAYIDATEEDVVIIQSPAGLPGRALKSPFVRQYLEGDVKSKPCMANCLTHCRYKTDKETFCIAQALIDSFRGNWEEGLFFCGSNVVKITEMQHVADIMREFFPGEDI